In Tachypleus tridentatus isolate NWPU-2018 chromosome 7, ASM421037v1, whole genome shotgun sequence, a genomic segment contains:
- the LOC143257787 gene encoding constitutive coactivator of PPAR-gamma-like protein 1 homolog, translating into MRRHKNFKIVVHKENRRITHQPQHCQRTAMTSSPKTNALGSETTVGEFSALSTYQVGGGYTSPGNTSTGFNGTTVVSSSNTSSGSNISSPNRTSPESSWSGSISQQKDKLHTCRTTSIEIPKLPKVTPEVMRTASERHQRGLMSPWIYQLLTQGEIKLPVTIEEDIPRDVPLGAILFRPLRQMVYAILFNLHHQHFLAKQKERKEGVEEKVPDIIIKEWAWNKHKQYTSPDLVPAVPLGWAVPTVQRLWCGTAPDEKKRRLRAFLTCMRSDTPLMLNTAYVQQHLLVLCCVLRYMMTDERPIFRKYELDAFLAQAISPHLTNAEFTQNMQVNLHKI; encoded by the exons ATGAGACgtcacaaaaatttcaaaattgtgGTCCACAAG GAGAACAGAAGAATAACACATCAACCTCAACACTGTCAGCGAACAGCAATGACTTCTTCCCCCAAAACAAATGCTTTGGGTTCAGAAACAACAGTGGGAGAG TTTTCAGCTCTTTCTACATATCAAGTTGGAGGAGGATACACTAGTCCAG GTAATACTTCTACTGGTTTCAATGGAACAACAGTGGTCAGTTCTAGCAATACCTCCTCAGGAAGTAATATCTCTAGCCCTAATAGAACAAGTCCAGAAAGCTCCTGGTCGGGATCAATTAGCCAACAAAAG gaTAAGCTACATACTTGCAGAACCACTAGCATTGAGATTCCCAAACTGCCCAAGGTCACTCCAGAAGTAATGAGGACTGCTAGTGAACGTCACCAGCGTGGTTTGATGTCTCCATGGATATATCAGCTTTTAACTCAG GGTGAAATTAAATTGCCTGTTACAATTGAAGAAGACATCCCTAGAGATGTGCCTCTTGGAGCAATACTGTTTAGGCCACTAAGACAAATGGTCTATGCTATCTTGTTTAATTTGCACCATCAACATTTCTtagcaaaacaaaaagaaagaaaagaaggaGTCGAAG AAAAAGTACCAGATATTATAATTAAGGAATGGGCCTGGAACAAACATAAACAGTACACTAGTCCAGATTTAGTTCCTGCTGTACCTCTAGGCTGGGCTGTTCCCACTGTTCAGCGTTTGTGGTGTGGTACTGCACCCGATGAGAAGAAGCGTCGTCTAAGAGCTTTTCTAACGTGCATGCGTAGTGACACGCCACTGATGTTAAACACAGCATACGTACAGCAGCACCTTCTTGTTTTGTGTTGTGTGTTAAG GTACATGATGACGGACGAACGTCCCATTTTCCGCAAATACGAACTAGATGCTTTCCTTGCTCAGGCTATTTCTCCACATCTTACAAATGCAGAATTTACTCAGAATATGCAGGTAAATcttcataaaatatga